From Triticum urartu cultivar G1812 chromosome 2, Tu2.1, whole genome shotgun sequence, a single genomic window includes:
- the LOC125535634 gene encoding uncharacterized protein LOC125535634 produces the protein MGRNSAEHRRQCPPRRHAPEDMASLPIPDELLAEIFVRLPTPADLVLASAACVSFRRVVADRSFLRQFRKLHAPPLLGFLGPHTGFDPAERPHPSASAASAVALAADFSFSFLPPPGPAHRWALWDVRDGRVLLRGMPLEDSHGVVFTETVVCDPLHRRYLMLPSIPDDVAATVEGPRPHSCEIFLVPEGGNEDDESTAAEETSFRVIWMGHYEDKLITYVFSSSTRQWQAIRSLTWTNLSAGSLSSTETTLFCQRQYAYGCFYWLPNSKHGIKMLVLNTRKMEFSVAEPPAEPKVCYRHITMVEAGEGRPGLVVLTYGPRGHIYTIWRNNNGSSSQWQKDKVIPPSPGSGYVLRQSMGTHLLLNHWGFSSFDEELCTDLCTLDMKTLKIERVCASTVQSFAYSNYPPSLSSPTISNEMDNVEVTAASGNSGKSGVIVWTTSMTNTMLGFLADLVAKGKRTSSGFRETHLKQCAAVLNEQFKLTITSDQVRNHLKKWRKIWVRVVNLKNLSGALWDEDTCTIRLSDEHYAGHCMTHKPDAPFLNNPIEHYHAMATIFGTTGTKGMNARSGNDLLSIDVDDEENGEVNGEINTSPQVGESSDPKGPPKKKAKVVKVLEDPLGAILKDGFKLVAEALVKSGGDDDDIPDDLWDVVSCLKEFDEEHLAHYYAHLVDNPKTARAFMKLSETNKSVWVSRYVKKNF, from the exons ATGGGCCGCAACTCAGCGGAGCACCGCCGTCAGTGCCCTCCGCGGCGGCACGCCCCCGAGGATATGGCCTCGCTGCCGATCCCCGACGAACTCCTCGCCGAAATCTTCGTTCGCCTGCCCACCCCAGCCGACCTCGTCCTCGCCTCCGCCGCCTGCGTCTCCTTCCGCCGCGTCGTGGCCGACCGCTCCTTCCTCAGGCAGTTCCGCAAGCTCCACGCGCCGCCCCTCCTCGGCTTCCTCGGCCCGCACACCGGCTTCGACCCCGCCGAGCGGCCTCACCCCTCCGCATCTGCGGCCAGCGCCGTCGCCCTCGCCGCCGACTTCTCCTTCTCGTTCCTTCCGCCCCCCGGCCCCGCTCACCGCTGGGCTCTCTGGGACGTCCGCGACGGCCGGGTCCTCCTCCGCGGGATGCCCCTGGAAGATTCTCATGGAGTCGTCTTCACAGAGACGGTGGTGTGCGACCCTTTGCACCGGAGGTACCTCATGCTTCCCTCAATCCCTGACGACGTAGCAGCTACCGTGGAGGGGCCACGCCCACATTCATGCGAGATTTTCCTTGTTCCCGAAGGCGGCAATGAGGACGATGAGTCAACAGCCGCTGAAGAGACGTCATTCAGAGTGATCTGGATGGGGCACTATGAAGATAAGCTCATCACCTATGTCTTCTCTTCCAGCACCAGACAATGGCAAGCCATTCGATCCCTTACCTGGACCAATTTGTCAGCTGGCTCGCTATCATCGACAGAGACGACACTCTTCTGCCAGCGCCAATACGCGTATGGCTGCTTTTACTGGCTGCCAAATTCGAAGCACGGAATAAAAATGTTGGTGCTCAACACCCGTAAGATGGAGTTCTCCGTTGCTGAACCCCCAGCTGAACCCAAAGTTTGTTACAGACATATAACCATGGTGGAGGCAGGAGAAGGCAGGCCCGGGCTGGTTGTCCTTACATACGGCCCACGCGGCCACATTTATACCATTTGGAGAAACAATAATGGGAGTTCCAGCCAATGGCAAAAGGATAAGGTAATCCCACCCTCACCGGGATCTGGGTACGTGCTCAGACAGTCGATGGGGACACATTTGCTTTTGAATCACTGGGGGTTCTCATCCTTCGACGAAGAATTATGCACAGACTTATGCACGTTGGACATGAAAACATTAAAGATTGAGAGAGTGTGTGCTTCCACAGTGCAGAGCTTCGCATATAGCAACTATCCACCATCGTTGTCGTCACCGACAATATCAAATG AAATGGACAATGTTGAAGTTACCGCTGCAAGTGGAAACTCCGGGAAAAGTGGGGTCATTGTATGGACCACTTCCATGACCAACACTATGCTAGGTTTTTTGGCTGACCTTGTTGCTAAAGGGAAGAGAACTTCTAGTGGATTCAGGGAGACACATCTCAAACAATGTGCTGCTGTTTTGAACGAGCAATTCAAGCTAACTATCACCTCTGATCAAGTTAGAAACCATCTCAAGAAGTGGAGGAAGATTTGGGTCAGGGTTGTCAATTTGAAGAATTTAAGTGGAGCTCTATGGGATGAAGATACTTGCACAATTAGGCTCAGCGATGAGCACTATGCAGGTCATTGTATG ACCCACAAACCTGATGCTCCCTTCTTGAATAACCCAATTGAACACTATCATGCTATGGCGACCATTTTTGGaacaaccgggactaaagggatgAATGCAAGGTCTGGAAATGATCTCCTTTCTATTGACGTCGATGATGAGGAGAATGGTGAGGTGAATGGTGAGATCAACACGTCACCGCAAGTTGGTGAGTCTTCTGACCCCAAAGGACCACCAAAAAAGAAGGCCAAGGTGGTGAAAGTTCTAGAGGATCCACTAGGTGCCATTCTCAAAGATGGGTTTAAACTTGTGGCTGAAGCTCTTGTGAAATCTGGTGGAGATGATGATGATATACCCGATGACCTTTGGGATGTAGTCTCTTGTTTGAAAGAATTTGATGAAGAGCACCTTGCCCATTACTATGCTCATCTTGTTGACAACCCCAAGACTGCAAGGGCCTTCATGAAGCTTTCCGAAACCAACAAATCTGTTTGGGTGAGTAGGTATGTGAAGAAGAACTTCTAA
- the LOC125535635 gene encoding putative nuclease HARBI1: MSWVRPIPKAHSRVQLAEGPRTHQSQKTEYSVIMRNRRIPPNRPDDRERALEPSFPSHAAPLPHLSAANLPHLSLSRSATPPSPAPIPSPPRRLSPDGAHLQLGGDLGPGGDLPGSGRRGRSGRRCAYRSGLAASNEAKMVSKMNKRKRMARGAAVFVALAAMAVIVRAIIRKRRPRITYGPMHERDRIRYDFLNQKIWQSDVLCKNMLRFERAAFFRLCGILRDRNLLEDSPHLSVEQQLAMFLHTIGHNLRNRVVSANFGRSYGTTSIYFRKALHAIGELRNDYIRPPSLETPAKIAGNHRFDPYFKDCIGAIDGTHVRAGVTKDVEPSFRGRKAFTTQNVMAAVDFDLRFTYVLAGWEGSAHDATVLADALTRERGLQVPPGKYYLVDAGYGTKPGFLPPFRGVRYHLNEWGNNPVQNDKELFNLRHSSLRVTVERAFGSLKRRFKILDDAKPFFTFPVQVDIVIACCVLHNYALSQGIDEFIIPEVTWTTQPIRTSRQQLSDNRALVDHRLQIAAQMWEDRQLMYANL; this comes from the exons ATGTCATGGGTCCGACCCATTCCAAAAGCCCATTCCCGTGTTCAGTTAGCCGAAGGGCCCAGAACCCACCAGTCCCAGAAAACCGAATATTCGGTGATTATGCGGAACCGACGCATACCTCCAAATCGGCCGGACGACAGAGAACGAGCCCTCGAGCCCTCGTTCCCCTCGCACGCAGCCCCCCTCCCGCATCTCAGCGCCGCCAACCTCCCACATCTCTCCCTCTCTCGATCTGCCACTCCTCCCTCTCCAGCGCCGATTCCCTCTCCTCCCCGTCGTCTCTCCCCAGATGGCGCACATCTGCAGCTCGGCGGCGACCTAGGACCGGGTGGAGACCTACCTGGCAGCGGCAGGAGAGGAAGGAGCGGCCGGAGGTGTGCCTACAGATCTGGATTGGCGGCTAGCAACGAAGCCAAG ATGGTCAGcaagatgaacaaaagaaaaaGGATGGCTAGGGGAGCAGCTGTTTTTGTTGCACTAGCTGCAATGGCAGTCATTGTTCGGGCAATTATAAGGAAGAGGAGACCACGTATTACCTATGGCCCAATGCATGAAAGAGATCGAATCAGATATGACTTTCTAAACCAGAAAATTTGGCAAAGCGATGTGTTATGCAAAAACATGCTAAGGTTTGAAAGAGCAGCGTTCTTTCGCTTGTGTGGCATATTGAGGGATCGCAACTTGCTAGAAGATAGTCCACATCTTAGTGTGGAGCAACAATTGGCAATGTTTTTGCATACAATTGGGCATAACCTTCGGAATAGGGTTGTTTCTGCCAATTTTGGTAGATCATATGGCACAACCAGCATCTATTTTAGAAAGGCTCTTCATGCCATAGGCGAGCTTCGTAATGATTATATAAGGCCACCATCATTGGAAACCCCCGCAAAAATTGCAGGAAATCATCGATTTGACCCATATTTTAAG GATTGTATTGGAGCTATCGATGGTACACATGTGCGAGCAGGGGTTACCAAAGATGTGGAGCCTTCTTTTCGTGGTAGGAAGGCCTTTACCACTCAAAATGTGATGGCAGCAGTAGATTTTGACCTCCGCTTCACATATGTGTTGGCTGGTTGGGAAGGGTCCGCACACGACGCGACCGTCTTAGCTGATGCATTaactcgtgagagaggcttacaAGTACCACCTG gAAAGTACTACCTAGTTGATGCCGGTTATGGAACCAAGCCTGGGTTCTTACCACCTTTTCGTGGCGTGAGGTATCATTTGAATGAGTGGGGCAACAATCCGGTCCAAAATGACAAGGAGCTATTCAACCTTAGGCACTCATCTCTACGGGTGACGGTAGAGAGGGCTTTTGGATCTCTCAAGAGGCGTTTCAAAATTTTAGATGATGCCAAACCATTCTTCACTTTCCCGGTCCAAGTTGACATTGTTATAGCTTGTTGTGTTCTTCATAATTATGCACTATCACAAGGGATCGATGAATTCATTATACCGGAAGTGACATGGACCACCCAACCAATTCGAACATCAAGGCAACAATTAAGTGACAATAGGGCCTTGGTAGACCATAGGCTACAAATTGCTGCCCAAATGTGGGAAGATAGGCAACTTATGTATGCCAATTTATGA
- the LOC125535636 gene encoding serine/threonine-protein kinase AtPK2/AtPK19-like, whose amino-acid sequence MVFSQTSSLAVKLAQGPKLFTTKTILPMDPPGVVSSENAEYDFSDVFGSSPVETATELCVVDPDSPAAPVESPEEVYNDPAVIFKRSHSLVGPSSLVSCSLGLGKLTLNIADGSSELVGHTTEEKELNLEQFSDEEFGDAVTEDEGVGLDDFEILKLVGQGAFGKVFQVRKKGTSEIYAMKVMRKDKILEKNHSEYMKAERDILTKVDHPYVVQLRYSFQTKYRLYLVLDFVNGGHLFFQLYKQGLFREELARIYTAEIISAVAHLHANGIMHRDLKPENILLDAEGHAMLTDFGLAKEFRENTRSNSMCGTLEYMAPEIIQGQGHDKAADWWSVGILLFEMLTGKPPFVGNRDKVQQKIVKEKLKLPPFLTSEAHSLLKGLLHKEAGKRLGTGPGGSDEIKKHRWFKPINWRKLDAREIQPSFRPDVAGLTCIANFDVCWTNTPVLDSPAATPVTAGGGQGNFAGFTYVRPAPFLHDLKPPSSSS is encoded by the exons ATGGTTTTTTCTCAGACATCCTCTCTGGCAGTAAAGCTTGCACAAGGACCCAAGCTCTTTACTACAAAGACAATTCTCCCCATGGATCCCCCGGGCGTTGTCTCCTCTGAAAATGCTGAATATGATTTCTCTGATGTTTTTGGTTCCAGTCCAGTCGAGACAGCAACAGAACTTTGTGTTGTTGATCCTGACAGCCCTGCAGCTCCTGTTGAGTCCCCTGAGGAGGTTTATAATGATCCTGCGGTCATCTTCAAGCGGTCACATTCTCTTGTTGGTCCATCATCACTTGTTAGCTGCTCTTTGGGACTTGGCAAGCTCACTCTAAACATAGCAGATGGATCATCAGAACTTGTAGGTCACACTACAGAAGAAAAGGAACTTAACCTAGAGCAGTTCAGTGATGAAGAGTTTGGTGATGCCGTGACTGAGGATGAGGGTGTTGGGCTTGATGACTTTGAAATCTTGAAGCTTGTAGGCCAAGGGGCATTTGGCAAAGTCTTTCAGGTGAGAAAGAAGGGTACTTCAGAAATATATGCAATGAAAGTCATGAGGAAGGACAAGATACTGGAGAAAAACCATTCCGAGTACATGAAAGCTGAAAGAGACATACTGACAAAAGTTGACCATCCTTATGTAGTGCAGCTGAGGTACTCCTTTCAG ACCAAATATCGACTTTACCTTGTCCTGGACTTCGTAAACGGGGGGCATCTCTTCTTTCAGCTCTACAAGCAAGGATTATTTAG GGAGGAACTTGCACGAATCTATACGGCTGAGATTATATCTGCTGTAGCCCACCTCCATGCTAATGGGATTATGCATAGAGATCTTAAGCCCGAGAACATCCTATTGGATGCTGAAGGCCAT GCCATGCTAACTGACTTCGGCCTTGCGAAAGAATTCCGTGAGAACACCCGATCAAACTCGATGTGTGGCACTCTCGAGTATATGGCCCCTGAAATTATTCAGGGCCAGGGGCATGATAAGGCCGCAGATTGGTGGAGTGTAGGAATCCTCCTGTTTGAAATGCTGACGGGCAAG CCCCCGTTTGTTGGGAACAGAGACAAAGTTCAGCAGAAGATAGTGAAGGAGAAGTTGAAGCTTCCTCCGTTTTTGACTAGTGAAGCTCACTCACTGCTGAAAGGA TTGCTGCACAAAGAGGCCGGCAAGCGGCTGGGAACCGGACCTGGCGGCAGCGACGAGATAAAGAAGCACAGGTGGTTCAAGCCGATCAACTGGAGGAAGCTGGACGCCAGGGAGATCCAGCCGAGCTTCCGGCCCGACGTCGCCGGCCTGACCTGCATCGCCAACTTCGACGTGTGCTGGACCAACACGCCCGTGCTGGACTCCCCGGCCGCCACCCCCGTCACTGCCGGCGGCGGGCAAGGCAACTTCGCGGGGTTCACCTACGTCAGGCCCGCGCCGTTCCTCCATGACCTGAAGCCACCCTCGAGCTCTAGCTAG